Proteins encoded within one genomic window of Acidiferrobacter thiooxydans:
- the istB gene encoding IS21-like element helper ATPase IstB: protein MLIQPTLDALNALKLHGMAAALSEQMTQSAAQGLSFEERIGLLVEREAVFRESRRLTRLLQQAQLKERACLEDLDFRARRGLDRAHIATLTACDWIRVGQNLLIQGATGCGKTFLACALAHQACRQGLSALYVRAPRLFEELTLAHADGSFRKRLAALAKTSLLVIDDFAISPLGARERGDLLEILDDRIGARATLITSQLPVEHWYEYIGDPTLADAILDRLLHSARTLTLEGESMRKRKSQAQA from the coding sequence ATGTTGATCCAACCCACCCTTGATGCCTTAAACGCCCTGAAGCTCCACGGCATGGCCGCGGCCCTCTCAGAGCAGATGACCCAAAGCGCCGCCCAGGGCCTGTCCTTCGAGGAGCGCATTGGGCTGCTCGTCGAGCGCGAGGCGGTGTTCCGCGAGAGCCGCAGGCTCACGCGCCTCCTGCAGCAGGCGCAACTGAAGGAGCGCGCCTGCCTGGAGGATCTGGACTTCCGCGCCCGCCGGGGTCTCGACCGCGCGCACATCGCGACGCTCACCGCCTGCGACTGGATCCGGGTGGGGCAGAACCTCCTCATCCAGGGCGCCACCGGCTGCGGCAAGACCTTCCTCGCCTGCGCCCTGGCGCATCAGGCCTGCCGGCAGGGGCTGTCGGCCCTCTACGTGCGTGCCCCGCGGCTCTTCGAGGAACTGACCCTCGCGCACGCCGACGGGAGCTTCCGCAAACGCCTGGCCGCACTCGCCAAGACGAGCCTGCTGGTAATCGATGACTTCGCCATCTCTCCTTTGGGCGCGCGCGAGCGCGGCGACTTGCTGGAGATCCTCGATGATCGCATCGGCGCGCGCGCCACGCTCATCACGAGCCAGTTGCCGGTCGAGCACTGGTACGAGTACATCGGCGACCCGACGCTCGCCGATGCCATCCTCGATCGCTTGCTGCACTCCGCCCGCACCCTGACACTCGAAGGCGAGTCGATGCGCAAGCGCAAGAGTCAGGCCCAGGCGTAG
- a CDS encoding IS4 family transposase: MVKTAEYLAQSPGSPINEACGNWASTQAAYRLFNNAKASAAGILKPHWEATAARMAGCGGAVLVMQDTVFFSYGRHVRTRGLGPIGKSNAAHDRGLIMHNALAFTTSGVPLGIVSQSIWARGEIPEEDYQEKIERLQVTAIEEKESAKWLIALKETVERAPAGVPVVTVADRESDFFEFLTRAQDLQAHYLIRARTDRKLVPEDSAGCTRMLEALSDAPAWGSMTIEVPGNGSRKARTAAIEVRTAEVTIQPPPRRGAAQTSGSSEPVTVTLIGATESSPPAGVEPISWVLLTNLIVKDFASATEKVRWYGRRWGIEIWHKVLKSGCKVEDCLLEEALRLKRYLTLFSIIGVRLMHVTYLARAHPDRPATEVFSEEEVEALHIRVTRALPPAGPAPTLRDMVRMLGRLGGHLGRKGDGEPGVTVLWRGWTSLYETVETLRAHKHVLSPRDSS, from the coding sequence TTGGTGAAAACTGCGGAATATCTCGCCCAATCTCCCGGCTCGCCGATCAATGAAGCGTGCGGCAATTGGGCCAGTACGCAAGCGGCGTATCGGCTGTTCAATAATGCCAAGGCGAGCGCGGCGGGGATCCTCAAACCCCATTGGGAAGCGACGGCCGCGCGCATGGCCGGCTGCGGGGGTGCGGTGCTGGTGATGCAGGACACGGTCTTCTTCTCCTACGGCCGGCACGTCAGGACTCGGGGCCTCGGACCGATTGGCAAGAGCAACGCCGCGCATGACCGGGGCCTCATCATGCATAACGCACTGGCCTTCACCACCTCGGGCGTGCCGCTCGGGATCGTGAGCCAAAGCATCTGGGCGCGCGGGGAGATCCCGGAGGAAGACTATCAGGAGAAGATCGAGCGCCTGCAGGTCACGGCGATCGAGGAAAAAGAGAGCGCGAAATGGCTTATTGCGCTCAAAGAGACGGTCGAGCGGGCGCCCGCGGGCGTGCCGGTCGTCACCGTGGCCGACCGCGAATCGGACTTCTTCGAGTTCTTGACACGCGCCCAGGACCTGCAGGCGCACTATCTCATCCGCGCGCGCACCGACCGCAAGCTCGTGCCCGAAGACAGCGCGGGCTGCACGCGGATGCTCGAGGCGTTGAGCGATGCCCCGGCATGGGGGAGCATGACGATTGAGGTTCCTGGCAACGGCAGTCGTAAGGCGCGCACGGCGGCGATCGAGGTGCGCACAGCCGAGGTCACGATCCAGCCCCCACCGCGCCGTGGGGCGGCCCAGACGTCCGGCTCCAGCGAGCCTGTGACCGTCACCCTGATCGGGGCGACCGAGTCGTCCCCGCCGGCCGGGGTGGAGCCGATCAGCTGGGTGTTGCTCACAAATCTCATCGTCAAAGACTTCGCGTCCGCCACCGAGAAGGTGCGGTGGTATGGGCGGCGCTGGGGCATCGAGATCTGGCATAAGGTGCTCAAATCCGGCTGCAAGGTCGAGGACTGCCTGCTCGAGGAGGCCTTGCGCCTCAAGCGCTATCTGACGCTTTTCAGCATCATCGGCGTGCGCCTGATGCATGTGACCTACCTGGCCCGCGCGCACCCGGATCGGCCGGCCACCGAGGTGTTCTCCGAGGAGGAGGTCGAAGCGCTGCATATCCGCGTCACGCGGGCATTGCCCCCCGCAGGTCCTGCCCCGACGCTGCGCGACATGGTGCGCATGCTGGGCCGGCTCGGCGGCCACTTGGGCCGCAAGGGGGATGGCGAACCCGGCGTCACCGTGCTCTGGCGCGGCTGGACGAGTCTTTACGAGACGGTCGAGACACTGCGTGCCCATAAACATGTCCTCAGCCCGCGCGACTCGAGCTGA
- the uvrB gene encoding excinuclease ABC subunit UvrB — MQPKRHAERFEIASHYAPAGDQPGAIKALVEGLRAGLAFQTLLGVTGSGKTFTVANVIAELQRPALILAPNKTLAAQLYSEMRDFFPDNAVEYFVSYYDYYQPEAYVPASDTFIEKDAAINEHIEQMRLSATKALLERPDAIIVGTVSAIYGLGDPGAYHAMILHLKKGAIFDQRAILKRLSEMQYTRNDMELKRGTFRVHGDVIDIFPAESEKLAIRVGLFDETIEDLMEFDPLTGDIVNRLGRATVYPKSHYVTPRDTVSGAVELIREELRGRLEELNAANKLVEAQRLAERTRFDLEMMKELGYCSGIENYSRYLSGRKAGQPPPTLIDYLPKNALLIVDESHVTMPQLGGMYRGDRSRKETLVEYGFRLPSALDNRPLKLEEFEALMPQTIFVSATPGPYEAARSSTVVEQVVRPTGLVDPEVEVRPVGRQVDDLLAEVRLRAARHERVLVTTLTKRMAEDLTEYFHEHGVRVRYLHSDIDTVERVEIIRDLRAGAFDVLVGINLLREGLDIPEVSLVAILDADKEGFLRSTRSLIQTIGRAARNLHGRAILYADTITESMRAAIDETDRRRVKQLRFNQDHGITPQGVVKAVKELIDGVPGRLAPGAARGHTEPTEALSPEALGKLLKKLEKDMYRHAQSLEFEQAGKLRDRIQALRRSALKPGSADRLIDA, encoded by the coding sequence ATGCAACCAAAGCGGCACGCAGAGCGTTTCGAGATTGCCAGCCACTATGCCCCGGCCGGGGATCAGCCGGGGGCCATCAAGGCGCTGGTCGAGGGGTTGCGGGCGGGACTGGCCTTCCAGACCCTGCTTGGGGTTACGGGCTCCGGGAAGACCTTTACCGTCGCCAATGTCATCGCCGAGCTCCAGCGCCCGGCCCTGATCCTGGCACCCAACAAGACGCTCGCAGCCCAGCTGTACTCGGAGATGCGCGACTTTTTCCCCGACAACGCCGTCGAGTATTTCGTGTCGTACTATGACTACTATCAGCCCGAGGCCTACGTCCCGGCTTCCGACACCTTTATCGAAAAGGACGCCGCGATCAACGAACACATCGAGCAGATGCGGTTGTCGGCCACCAAGGCGCTCCTGGAGCGGCCGGATGCGATTATCGTCGGTACGGTGTCGGCGATCTATGGCTTAGGGGATCCCGGCGCCTATCACGCCATGATCCTGCACCTGAAGAAGGGCGCGATCTTTGATCAGCGCGCGATCCTAAAGCGCCTGTCGGAGATGCAGTATACGCGCAACGACATGGAGCTGAAACGCGGCACCTTCCGGGTCCATGGCGACGTCATCGACATCTTCCCCGCCGAGTCCGAGAAGCTTGCGATCCGTGTCGGTCTGTTCGATGAGACGATCGAAGACCTCATGGAGTTCGATCCGCTCACCGGCGACATCGTCAACCGGCTGGGGCGCGCGACCGTCTACCCCAAATCTCATTATGTCACCCCCCGGGATACGGTCTCGGGGGCCGTCGAGCTGATCCGCGAGGAGCTACGCGGGCGACTCGAGGAGTTGAATGCCGCCAACAAGCTCGTCGAGGCCCAGCGGTTGGCCGAGCGCACGCGTTTCGATCTCGAGATGATGAAGGAGCTCGGTTATTGCTCGGGGATCGAGAACTACTCCCGCTACCTGTCCGGGCGCAAGGCCGGGCAACCGCCCCCGACGCTCATCGACTATCTCCCCAAGAACGCGTTGCTCATCGTAGACGAGAGTCATGTGACTATGCCCCAGCTCGGTGGCATGTACCGTGGCGACCGCTCGCGCAAGGAGACGCTCGTCGAGTATGGCTTTCGCCTGCCGTCGGCGCTCGACAACAGGCCGCTGAAGCTCGAGGAGTTCGAGGCCTTGATGCCGCAGACGATCTTCGTCTCGGCCACCCCGGGGCCTTACGAGGCGGCGCGCTCGTCGACCGTGGTCGAGCAGGTGGTGCGCCCGACCGGGCTCGTCGATCCTGAGGTCGAGGTGCGCCCGGTCGGTCGCCAGGTCGACGACCTGCTGGCCGAGGTGCGGCTGCGCGCCGCACGGCATGAGCGGGTGCTCGTGACCACCCTGACAAAGCGCATGGCCGAGGATCTCACCGAATACTTCCACGAACACGGCGTGCGCGTGCGCTACCTGCATTCGGATATCGACACCGTCGAGCGCGTCGAGATCATCCGCGACCTGCGCGCCGGGGCCTTCGATGTCCTGGTCGGCATCAATCTGCTGCGCGAGGGGCTCGATATCCCGGAGGTGTCGCTGGTGGCGATACTGGATGCCGACAAGGAGGGGTTCCTGCGCTCCACGCGATCCTTGATTCAGACCATAGGACGGGCGGCGCGTAATCTGCACGGACGTGCCATCCTTTATGCCGACACCATCACCGAGTCCATGCGCGCGGCGATTGACGAGACGGATCGCCGGCGTGTGAAGCAGTTGCGGTTCAATCAGGATCACGGTATCACCCCTCAAGGGGTGGTGAAGGCGGTGAAGGAGTTGATCGACGGGGTGCCGGGGCGCTTAGCGCCCGGGGCGGCGCGTGGCCATACTGAGCCGACCGAGGCCCTGTCACCCGAGGCCTTGGGCAAGCTTTTGAAAAAGCTCGAAAAGGATATGTATCGCCATGCCCAAAGCCTGGAGTTCGAGCAGGCCGGGAAGTTGCGCGACCGCATCCAGGCCCTGCGCCGCAGCGCCCTGAAACCGGGCTCCGCGGATCGCTTGATCGACGCGTGA
- a CDS encoding AbrB family transcriptional regulator, with translation MRSTTAMMSGNARQWAVLVLGSILMSRVFAALHIPAAPLFAGMVAGIFVNIDGRLIYSPRLSRIAQIILGVAIGMLFSYKAFSAIDGHFLVVLLVAFSTFAISLLSGLLFSRLANISRTTGLLSMTSGGATGITAIAQELHADLPLVAIVQYLRVAFVMATIPVIVMFVFHDSVSLPTIATTQPLGWSAWGEALLFVGFCGLSGAWLARLLHIAAPYLLGPLIVSLLLTIGHVSILRSLPRPIIEIAYVLIGWQAGLQLSIARLRSQVRLIPIALGLIIVINLLCAILGYVLAHVVGVSDLDGYLATAPGALYAALAISMAANGNVLFVLGVHMIRLFMMLLIIPPLARFAAVKPPSTA, from the coding sequence ATGCGCAGTACAACGGCAATGATGTCCGGCAACGCGCGCCAATGGGCCGTGCTTGTTCTTGGCAGCATCTTGATGAGCAGGGTTTTTGCGGCACTGCATATTCCTGCAGCGCCGCTATTTGCCGGTATGGTCGCTGGAATCTTCGTCAATATCGATGGGCGCCTCATCTATTCGCCTCGCTTATCGCGAATTGCGCAGATTATTCTTGGTGTAGCTATCGGTATGCTCTTTAGCTACAAGGCCTTCTCAGCGATTGACGGACACTTCCTAGTCGTGTTACTTGTAGCGTTTAGCACATTCGCCATAAGCCTGTTGTCTGGGCTACTGTTTAGTCGTCTCGCAAATATCAGTCGCACCACGGGGCTTTTGTCCATGACTTCGGGCGGCGCCACTGGAATAACTGCCATTGCCCAAGAGCTTCACGCCGACCTCCCGCTGGTAGCTATAGTACAATACCTGCGCGTCGCTTTTGTCATGGCTACCATCCCTGTAATCGTCATGTTTGTGTTTCACGACTCAGTAAGCCTGCCAACAATTGCCACGACCCAGCCTTTGGGTTGGTCGGCATGGGGAGAGGCGCTTCTATTCGTCGGTTTTTGCGGACTTAGTGGGGCTTGGCTTGCCCGTCTCCTTCATATTGCCGCACCGTACTTACTAGGGCCTTTGATCGTCTCCCTACTGCTAACCATCGGCCACGTGTCCATATTGCGCAGTCTTCCTAGACCGATCATAGAAATAGCTTATGTTTTGATTGGCTGGCAGGCGGGCCTACAGCTGTCCATTGCGCGTTTGCGCTCGCAGGTGAGACTAATCCCGATCGCCTTAGGTCTCATAATCGTCATCAATCTGCTTTGCGCAATTTTGGGATACGTGCTTGCCCACGTAGTGGGCGTCAGCGATCTCGACGGTTACCTCGCTACCGCTCCCGGTGCCCTTTATGCGGCACTCGCTATCAGCATGGCCGCCAACGGTAATGTTCTTTTTGTTCTGGGAGTTCACATGATTCGCCTATTTATGATGCTACTGATCATCCCGCCTCTTGCGCGCTTCGCTGCAGTTAAACCTCCCTCCACCGCTTGA
- a CDS encoding tyrosine-type recombinase/integrase — protein sequence MATSIEGLTFHDRRHGTTSRLFETGLNPVEVAAITSHKILQMLKRYTRLRAEDPVGRLG from the coding sequence ATGGCCACCAGCATCGAAGGCCTGACCTTCCACGATCGGCGCCATGGGACGACCTCCCGGCTCTTTGAGACGGGGTTGAACCCTGTGGAGGTCGCGGCGATTACCAGTCACAAGATTCTGCAGATGCTGAAACGGTATACGCGCCTGCGGGCCGAGGATCCGGTAGGGAGATTGGGGTAG
- the istA gene encoding IS21 family transposase yields the protein MPAPRKTMRKIKDVLRLKYEAGLTHDRIARACGVAKGTVAKYVERAQAAGLSWPLPADLDDAALEARLFPRAPGLVAAHAPPDCGYLHQEMKRPGVTLMLLWEEYAHAHPGQAYGYSQFCLLYKTFRQSLQRSMRQIYPAGEKIFIDYSGDKVTIIDRATGAMRFAEIFVAVLGASAYAYAEATWTQQLPDWIAAHVRLFAHLMSVPALLIPDNLKSGIQHPCRYDPEANSTYADMARHYGTAILPARPAAPRDKAHVEAGVLLVQRWILARLRNQPFFSLEELNRAIRALLADLNNRPFKKLPGSRRSAFETIDRPAMIPLPATPYEFATWKVATVSIDYHVEVDGHYYSVPHPLVRQKIEARLTASTVEFFFKSKRVAVHARALARGKFTTLAEHMPEAHRRHREWTPGRLLRWAHSIGPKTQAIVQWQFDHRPHPEQGYRACLGLLNLGKRYGNVRLEAACQRALAIGSPVLKSVKSILEARLDQQPPPGTTPEGASAIPPVHHDNVRGAAYFQSTTQTSTRTEGESEPC from the coding sequence ATGCCCGCCCCGAGGAAGACCATGCGTAAGATCAAAGACGTTCTGCGACTGAAATACGAAGCGGGGCTTACCCACGACCGGATCGCCCGGGCCTGTGGGGTGGCCAAGGGCACGGTCGCGAAGTATGTGGAGCGCGCCCAGGCCGCCGGCCTGTCCTGGCCGTTGCCCGCAGACCTGGACGACGCGGCGCTCGAGGCGCGGCTCTTTCCGCGCGCCCCGGGGCTCGTGGCCGCCCACGCACCGCCCGATTGCGGCTACCTCCACCAGGAGATGAAGCGCCCCGGGGTGACCCTCATGCTGTTGTGGGAGGAGTACGCCCACGCCCATCCGGGGCAGGCCTACGGCTATAGCCAGTTCTGCCTGCTCTACAAGACCTTCCGCCAAAGCCTCCAACGCTCCATGCGCCAGATCTATCCGGCCGGCGAGAAGATCTTCATCGACTATAGCGGCGACAAGGTCACCATCATCGATCGCGCCACGGGCGCCATGCGCTTCGCCGAGATCTTCGTGGCCGTGCTCGGGGCCTCGGCGTACGCCTATGCCGAGGCCACCTGGACGCAGCAACTGCCCGACTGGATCGCCGCCCATGTGCGCCTATTCGCACACCTGATGTCGGTGCCCGCTCTCCTCATCCCGGATAACCTTAAGAGCGGGATCCAGCACCCCTGCCGCTACGATCCCGAAGCCAACTCGACCTATGCGGACATGGCCCGCCACTATGGGACGGCCATCCTCCCGGCACGACCGGCCGCCCCGCGGGATAAGGCGCACGTCGAGGCAGGCGTGCTCCTGGTGCAGCGCTGGATCCTCGCGCGCCTGAGAAACCAGCCGTTCTTCTCCCTGGAGGAGCTCAATCGCGCCATTCGTGCGCTGCTCGCCGACTTGAACAACCGTCCGTTCAAGAAGTTGCCGGGGTCGCGCCGCAGCGCCTTCGAGACCATCGACCGACCGGCCATGATCCCGTTGCCCGCGACCCCCTACGAGTTCGCGACCTGGAAGGTCGCCACCGTGTCGATCGACTATCACGTGGAGGTCGACGGCCACTACTACAGCGTCCCCCACCCGCTGGTGCGCCAGAAGATCGAGGCGCGCCTGACCGCCTCAACCGTCGAGTTCTTCTTCAAGAGCAAGCGTGTGGCCGTCCATGCCCGCGCGCTCGCGCGCGGGAAGTTCACGACGCTTGCCGAACACATGCCCGAGGCCCATCGCCGGCACCGGGAGTGGACGCCCGGGCGGCTCTTACGCTGGGCGCACAGCATCGGCCCCAAGACCCAGGCCATCGTGCAATGGCAGTTCGACCACCGCCCGCACCCCGAGCAGGGCTACCGCGCCTGTCTGGGGCTCCTGAATCTCGGCAAGCGGTATGGGAACGTGCGCCTGGAGGCCGCCTGCCAGCGGGCGCTTGCGATCGGCTCGCCGGTGCTCAAAAGCGTGAAATCCATCCTCGAGGCGCGGCTCGATCAGCAACCCCCGCCCGGCACGACCCCTGAGGGGGCGTCTGCCATCCCGCCGGTCCACCACGACAACGTGCGCGGCGCGGCGTACTTCCAGTCCACCACCCAAACCTCAACCCGTACTGAAGGAGAATCGGAACCATGTTGA
- a CDS encoding NAD(P)-dependent oxidoreductase: MKVGFIGLGQMGSGMAGRLLTAEHALTVFNRSPEKMQPLVSCGARAAKSMRDFTDAEVVVSMLADDSSVEHVTFSDDGLLKNLPAGAIHVSCSTISVALSARLATAHAGAGQHYVSCPVFGRPDAAAAGKLFLVAAGLPNVIDRLRPIFDAVGQRTFVVAEQQEKANLVKLSGNFLIAAVIESLGEAMALVEKGGIDRHSYLDILTSSLFNIPLYKNYGSLIADRNFTPPGFSSSLGQKDIRLTLTAAEALSVPLPFASILRDRFIALAAQGGETQDWSAIGSLAAQDAGLA; the protein is encoded by the coding sequence GTGAAGGTCGGTTTTATCGGATTAGGGCAGATGGGTTCGGGCATGGCCGGCCGCCTGCTGACAGCGGAGCATGCGCTGACTGTCTTTAATCGATCTCCAGAAAAAATGCAGCCGCTCGTCTCCTGCGGCGCGCGCGCCGCTAAATCAATGAGGGATTTCACCGACGCCGAAGTAGTTGTCAGTATGTTGGCGGATGATTCCTCAGTTGAGCATGTTACATTCTCCGATGATGGTCTACTAAAGAATTTACCGGCCGGGGCTATCCATGTTTCCTGTAGCACTATTAGCGTCGCACTCTCCGCGCGACTCGCAACTGCGCATGCGGGTGCCGGGCAACACTATGTATCGTGTCCTGTATTCGGGCGTCCTGATGCCGCGGCAGCGGGTAAGTTATTTCTTGTGGCGGCCGGTCTACCTAATGTCATAGATCGTCTGCGACCGATTTTTGATGCTGTAGGTCAACGCACGTTTGTCGTCGCAGAACAACAGGAAAAGGCCAATCTTGTCAAACTCAGTGGCAATTTCTTGATTGCCGCAGTCATTGAATCTCTTGGCGAGGCTATGGCCCTTGTTGAAAAGGGGGGAATTGATCGCCATTCCTATCTGGATATACTTACCTCAAGTCTTTTTAATATACCACTATACAAGAATTATGGTTCACTCATAGCAGACCGCAATTTCACGCCCCCTGGCTTTTCTTCCTCATTAGGACAAAAGGATATCCGCCTCACTCTAACAGCGGCAGAGGCCCTCTCTGTACCCCTCCCCTTTGCAAGTATTTTGCGTGACCGCTTTATCGCCTTGGCGGCGCAAGGGGGCGAAACGCAGGATTGGTCGGCCATAGGTAGCCTCGCCGCCCAAGATGCAGGTTTGGCATAA
- a CDS encoding pyridoxal phosphate-dependent aminotransferase has translation MPKLTLSARVGRIKPSPTLAVTARAKALKAEGRDILDLGAGEPDFDTPDLIKEAAIRAIRAGFTKYTAVDGTPELKAAVVEKFARENSLHFTTSQILVSVGGKQSFYNLAQALLETGDEVVIPAPYWVSYADIVLMADATPVIIPTTLQQGFKITPEALDAALAYKTKLFVLNSPSNPTGAVYTHAELAALGEVLRRYPHVLIASDDMYEHIAWGPEPFANIANVCPDLLDRTIVLNGVSKAYAMTGWRIGYAGGPVDLIKAMAKVQSQSTSNPTSISQAAAEAALRSGTALVTPMREAFKTRHDWLHAQLTALPGLQCRRADGTFYLFPEISGALKALGLPDDQAFAEALLEKTGIAAVPGSAFGSPGHMRFSYATSDQTLKEAVARLRGFLEPLQRAWALGERP, from the coding sequence TTGCCCAAACTGACACTATCGGCCCGCGTAGGCCGAATCAAGCCCTCGCCGACGCTTGCCGTCACCGCTCGCGCCAAGGCCCTTAAGGCCGAGGGGCGGGATATCCTGGATCTCGGTGCCGGCGAACCGGATTTCGATACCCCGGACCTCATAAAGGAGGCGGCGATCCGCGCCATCCGCGCCGGTTTCACCAAATACACCGCGGTCGACGGTACGCCAGAGCTAAAGGCAGCGGTGGTCGAGAAGTTCGCCCGCGAAAATAGCCTGCATTTTACCACGTCTCAGATCCTGGTGTCGGTGGGCGGCAAGCAAAGTTTCTACAATCTCGCCCAGGCGCTACTCGAAACCGGGGACGAGGTTGTCATCCCCGCGCCCTACTGGGTCTCGTACGCCGACATCGTGCTAATGGCCGATGCCACGCCTGTCATCATCCCGACCACGCTCCAGCAGGGCTTCAAGATCACCCCTGAGGCCCTGGATGCCGCGCTCGCCTATAAGACCAAGCTCTTCGTGTTGAATAGTCCCTCGAACCCGACAGGCGCTGTCTATACGCACGCGGAGCTCGCCGCCCTGGGCGAGGTACTGCGCCGCTACCCGCATGTGCTGATCGCAAGTGACGACATGTACGAGCATATCGCCTGGGGGCCCGAGCCATTTGCCAATATCGCTAACGTGTGTCCCGACCTCCTGGACCGCACCATTGTCCTAAACGGGGTCTCCAAGGCCTATGCGATGACCGGCTGGCGCATCGGCTATGCCGGCGGCCCGGTCGACCTCATCAAGGCCATGGCCAAGGTCCAGTCGCAGAGCACCTCGAACCCGACATCCATCTCGCAGGCCGCGGCCGAGGCGGCATTACGCAGTGGGACCGCCCTTGTGACCCCCATGCGCGAGGCGTTCAAGACCCGCCATGACTGGCTGCATGCGCAACTTACGGCATTGCCGGGCCTTCAGTGCCGGCGCGCCGACGGCACCTTCTATCTTTTTCCGGAGATCAGTGGGGCCTTGAAAGCCCTGGGCCTCCCAGATGATCAGGCTTTCGCCGAGGCGCTCCTCGAAAAGACCGGCATCGCCGCGGTCCCGGGCTCGGCATTCGGGTCCCCGGGCCATATGCGTTTCTCCTATGCGACGAGCGATCAGACCCTAAAGGAGGCGGTCGCGCGCCTTCGTGGGTTCCTGGAACCACTACAAAGGGCCTGGGCGCTCGGGGAGCGACCATAA
- a CDS encoding DUF2892 domain-containing protein, with protein sequence MIYIKNLPVWERIARLIAAVAVATYGVVDVRDPWGWVAVAVAAGLALTGVFGFCPACALAGRRLAKQAGNASRPPHP encoded by the coding sequence ATGATCTACATAAAGAACCTCCCCGTCTGGGAGCGGATTGCGCGCCTGATCGCCGCCGTCGCCGTCGCGACTTATGGAGTCGTCGACGTCCGCGACCCCTGGGGGTGGGTAGCCGTAGCCGTCGCCGCCGGTCTTGCACTGACTGGGGTATTCGGGTTTTGTCCGGCCTGCGCCCTGGCCGGTCGCCGTCTGGCAAAACAGGCCGGCAACGCATCGAGGCCGCCCCACCCATGA
- a CDS encoding DNA-binding protein, whose translation MSRTGITQDQVFAAAQALADRAQPVTVQALREALGHGSFTTLSQHLRAWKSHIPTHPLPPLPPEIEAAAHQALARVWTAASELAQQEVQAVRSAAHTQIAESQTQAQETLQEIARLERTVQDQEGRIATLQPALATAETHLAAHAAKITQLEARIAELKAELEAAQLHNDQRAEECGRLRGELAVYAALAPSDQTKKPGRSPSARPDLPNTHTQGAKTIDGL comes from the coding sequence ATGTCCCGCACAGGTATTACCCAAGATCAGGTCTTTGCCGCCGCGCAGGCGCTGGCCGACCGCGCCCAACCCGTCACCGTCCAGGCCCTCCGCGAGGCCTTGGGCCACGGCAGCTTCACGACCCTCTCCCAGCATCTGCGTGCCTGGAAGAGCCATATCCCAACCCACCCACTCCCGCCCCTACCGCCCGAGATCGAGGCCGCCGCGCACCAGGCCCTGGCCCGGGTCTGGACCGCCGCGTCCGAGCTCGCCCAGCAGGAGGTCCAGGCTGTCCGTAGCGCCGCCCACACCCAGATCGCGGAGTCCCAGACGCAGGCGCAGGAGACCCTGCAGGAGATCGCGCGCCTCGAGCGCACCGTACAGGACCAGGAGGGCCGGATTGCGACCCTGCAGCCGGCCCTGGCCACCGCCGAGACGCATCTTGCCGCGCACGCCGCGAAGATCACTCAACTGGAGGCGCGTATCGCGGAACTGAAGGCGGAACTGGAGGCGGCGCAACTCCATAACGACCAGCGCGCCGAGGAATGCGGGAGACTGCGGGGAGAGCTCGCGGTGTACGCCGCGCTTGCACCCTCTGATCAAACCAAGAAGCCGGGGCGCTCTCCGTCTGCCCGGCCTGATCTCCCTAACACCCACACACAGGGGGCCAAGACCATTGACGGTCTGTGA
- a CDS encoding RNA polymerase sigma factor — protein MTALKSLIPMVEAAWQGEPAALDRLLRACQPDIRRYAYRHCLSSDVDDAVQETLLIVVRRLRALRTVAAFSGWLFTVVRRECRRLERRVFGLDALEEIRVEEWLATRSDETLRIDLVQALESLPAHYREVVLLRDFEQLTLHEIAERLALTIAAAKSRLHRARELMREYLILSIAHIFGDFL, from the coding sequence ATGACCGCCCTCAAGTCGCTGATCCCGATGGTCGAGGCCGCCTGGCAGGGCGAGCCGGCAGCGCTGGATCGGCTGCTTCGCGCCTGTCAGCCCGATATCCGCCGCTACGCCTACCGGCATTGCCTGTCGAGCGATGTCGACGATGCGGTCCAGGAAACCCTGCTCATCGTCGTCCGCCGCTTGCGCGCGCTGCGCACGGTGGCGGCCTTCTCGGGATGGCTCTTTACCGTGGTGCGGCGCGAATGCCGCCGCCTGGAGCGGCGCGTGTTTGGACTCGATGCCCTTGAGGAAATCCGGGTAGAGGAGTGGCTCGCCACCCGTTCCGACGAGACGCTGCGCATCGACCTCGTCCAGGCCCTGGAATCGCTGCCCGCGCATTATCGGGAGGTCGTGCTCCTGAGGGATTTCGAACAACTGACTCTGCACGAGATTGCCGAGCGCCTTGCGCTCACCATCGCGGCCGCGAAAAGCCGTCTGCATCGCGCCCGCGAGTTGATGCGGGAATATCTGATCCTTTCTATTGCACACATCTTTGGCGATTTTCTCTGA